One stretch of Methanocellales archaeon DNA includes these proteins:
- a CDS encoding dimethyl sulfoxide reductase anchor subunit — MSDLQYIVFTVLSQMAVGALIALVIADFLAKDEKEEMFYETASYIILPAVVIAAIAILLSILPNIAISYLIISKPEAWVARETLTMSLFGVWAFVYTILWVLHPKYGSLRGKVGLVDKIVDKLVGDSIKGIRQAVGLISIVVGILFVNTSGMTYALVGLPVLNHFTTPLFFIMTALLVGPATVAAVVSLKYKRAESKQYSETLSAYLGIIWKYLLVVTIVLLALIAVHLQFLQSPAMGPRGRMVVEGMLAGEYAVPFLMHIIIGIAVTLILLVGVMLSLKAENVSRAATLMLGIFASVLIGEIMGRMLFYEFSHLNAYLFEGIPLLGL; from the coding sequence ATGAGTGATTTACAATATATTGTCTTCACCGTGCTTAGCCAAATGGCGGTCGGTGCATTGATAGCTTTAGTCATAGCAGACTTTCTCGCAAAGGACGAGAAGGAAGAAATGTTCTATGAAACGGCTAGCTATATCATATTGCCAGCTGTGGTCATCGCTGCCATCGCGATTTTATTATCGATATTGCCGAACATTGCCATATCCTACCTTATCATCTCTAAACCTGAAGCCTGGGTGGCTCGTGAGACCCTCACGATGTCTTTATTCGGCGTCTGGGCATTCGTATATACGATCCTGTGGGTGTTACACCCCAAATACGGCAGCCTACGGGGCAAAGTCGGCTTGGTGGATAAAATAGTGGACAAGTTGGTAGGCGACAGCATCAAGGGCATCAGACAAGCTGTGGGTTTGATATCCATTGTTGTGGGTATATTATTCGTGAACACAAGTGGCATGACTTATGCTCTGGTGGGTTTGCCTGTTTTGAATCATTTTACAACGCCCCTGTTCTTCATCATGACAGCTCTATTGGTAGGACCTGCGACTGTAGCTGCAGTAGTATCCCTCAAATATAAAAGGGCAGAATCAAAGCAATACTCAGAGACATTGAGCGCATACCTGGGCATCATATGGAAGTACCTGTTGGTAGTCACCATTGTGCTTCTCGCACTCATAGCAGTCCACTTACAATTCTTGCAAAGCCCGGCAATGGGACCCAGAGGACGAATGGTTGTAGAGGGTATGTTGGCTGGAGAATATGCGGTACCCTTCTTGATGCACATAATAATCGGTATAGCTGTGACACTAATTCTTCTGGTCGGTGTCATGCTATCTTTAAAGGCTGAGAATGTATCAAGGGCTGCAACCCTTATGCTGGGGATATTCGCTTCAGTGCTAATCGGCGAGATAATGGGGCGTATGCTGTTCTACGAATTCTCCCATTTAAATGCGTACCTCTTCGAGGGCATACCTCTGCTTGGTCTTTGA
- a CDS encoding CARDB domain-containing protein, with product MAVISKPSVPQAKAHLAGDPELCSGCRLCELVCSLHNEGVANADLAKIRIDRLKDYGQWDTGLFVPEVCYQCDEPACLMDCPQGAIKADESTGFVRVVDKNLCTGSCISICQGACTWRMPSFNPGQSVANIKCHLCQGDPTCVKYCPTGALKLLYQMPYEVEPKIPAPAAPAAPAAPAAPAAPAAPAAPTPKPAPAAAPASIGDFVVTSITCDPTRIIAGSPIEIIVTVKNGGASESTQTLVLNVDGVEVDTEEVTLAAGASTEVTFKHRTKTTTSPEELGQVFQGEEEEVEGELPTERDVTVEVGGVTTTFVLAPTPFMPIT from the coding sequence ATGGCAGTAATATCAAAACCATCAGTTCCGCAGGCCAAGGCACATTTGGCAGGTGACCCAGAACTTTGTAGTGGATGTCGACTGTGCGAGTTAGTTTGCTCTCTTCATAACGAAGGAGTGGCCAATGCTGACCTAGCCAAAATACGTATTGATCGATTAAAAGACTATGGGCAATGGGACACTGGGCTTTTTGTGCCGGAGGTTTGCTATCAATGTGATGAACCGGCATGTTTAATGGATTGTCCACAGGGCGCTATAAAAGCAGATGAGAGTACTGGTTTCGTCAGAGTTGTGGATAAAAATCTATGTACGGGTTCATGCATTTCTATTTGCCAGGGGGCTTGTACATGGAGAATGCCATCTTTCAATCCTGGGCAGTCCGTCGCTAACATAAAGTGCCACCTATGTCAAGGCGATCCTACATGTGTAAAGTATTGTCCCACCGGGGCATTAAAGCTGCTTTATCAAATGCCATACGAAGTGGAGCCTAAAATACCAGCACCAGCAGCACCAGCAGCACCAGCAGCACCAGCAGCACCAGCAGCACCAGCAGCACCAGCAGCACCAACACCAAAGCCAGCACCAGCTGCAGCACCTGCATCTATAGGCGACTTCGTAGTCACCAGTATAACCTGTGACCCAACTAGAATCATAGCAGGCAGTCCCATAGAGATAATAGTCACGGTGAAGAATGGTGGGGCAAGTGAAAGCACCCAAACATTGGTACTTAATGTTGATGGTGTTGAAGTAGATACCGAAGAGGTTACTCTTGCAGCAGGTGCATCCACAGAAGTCACTTTCAAACATAGGACTAAGACAACAACAAGTCCTGAAGAGCTGGGACAAGTTTTCCAGGGGGAAGAGGAAGAAGTCGAAGGAGAACTTCCAACAGAAAGGGATGTTACGGTTGAAGTGGGCGGAGTGACAACAACGTTTGTGCTAGCGCCGACGCCATTTATGCCAATTACGTAG
- the larC gene encoding nickel pincer cofactor biosynthesis protein LarC yields MSNKTIILIDCQVAGIAGNMLVGALLDLGADMSKVTGAMEAARDFVNGCNSIEVVVKDVIQRGFRAKEVNVVIDEEYDHRTGLEIMNAVKNCVDYLNLSDKASEMALGSIRTLMEAEVNVHGAALEDVHLHELGSADTVADIVGAVTALEDLVSLKDTLICSTPVAVGGGLIKISHGIVPVPSPATLEILRSRNFPMIGGPVEAELTTPTGASLLVNLTSKPVPFYPMMQAEAVGFGAGGADLEAIPNLVRVILGKPSGHASISDEIYVLETNVDDVTGEVIGHVVERLSRAGVREVCVIPVFTKKNRPGQIIKAIVSKEDVGKISRLMMEELGTLGVRVIPCYTMG; encoded by the coding sequence ATGTCAAATAAAACAATCATCCTGATTGACTGTCAAGTTGCTGGTATCGCTGGCAATATGCTTGTAGGTGCGCTTTTAGACCTTGGTGCAGATATGTCAAAAGTCACAGGGGCCATGGAAGCGGCCAGAGATTTCGTTAATGGTTGTAACAGCATAGAGGTTGTGGTTAAAGACGTCATCCAAAGGGGATTTCGGGCCAAGGAAGTCAATGTGGTAATAGATGAGGAATATGACCATAGGACGGGTCTTGAGATCATGAATGCTGTTAAGAATTGCGTAGATTACTTAAATCTATCTGACAAGGCGTCAGAAATGGCATTGGGCTCCATAAGGACTTTAATGGAAGCAGAAGTTAACGTTCATGGGGCTGCCTTGGAAGACGTTCATTTGCATGAATTAGGGTCTGCCGATACTGTTGCTGACATCGTAGGAGCTGTAACTGCCTTGGAGGACTTGGTTTCACTCAAAGATACCTTAATATGCTCAACTCCAGTCGCCGTAGGTGGCGGTTTGATAAAAATCTCACATGGAATTGTTCCTGTACCATCCCCTGCAACGCTTGAAATATTGCGGTCAAGAAATTTCCCGATGATCGGTGGGCCCGTCGAAGCAGAGTTGACAACTCCTACAGGGGCTTCTCTCCTTGTCAACTTAACCAGTAAACCCGTCCCGTTTTATCCTATGATGCAAGCTGAAGCTGTTGGATTTGGTGCCGGAGGTGCAGATCTTGAGGCCATCCCTAACCTCGTTCGAGTCATATTGGGAAAACCCTCTGGGCACGCCTCTATCAGCGATGAGATCTACGTGTTGGAGACGAACGTCGATGATGTCACAGGAGAGGTCATTGGTCATGTAGTTGAGAGGCTATCGAGGGCAGGGGTCCGAGAAGTATGCGTCATTCCGGTGTTCACGAAGAAAAACAGGCCTGGTCAGATAATAAAAGCGATTGTCAGCAAGGAAGATGTGGGCAAAATCTCTCGTTTGATGATGGAAGAGCTTGGAACGCTTGGCGTGCGGGTAATCCCTTGTTATACCATGGGTTAA
- a CDS encoding ThiF family adenylyltransferase, with product MAEPKPCDFDFSYDKLFERNYGIFTRDEQEKIKNAKIMLIGCGGMGGAMAIILARSGVENFVLVDPDVYEPTNTNRQLCCFEDTCGRPKATVTKEHLIKINPGIKAETYEKEMPVGSLEDLIKEDVDVLIGVADDFPFAILAMRMAKKKGIPCVIGYPTGMLARITTILPDGPEAEEPFGIPKGLSYKTLHSIMFSKKYRQMFRGTLEYYKNEGEWTDEWFENFVNTDKYPFPQIAPVVLAAASLASLEVLKLVTGKWEPVAAPKYWHIKPNYASIDEFAPPDIKRKFGSIILKIKEKFVG from the coding sequence GTGGCTGAACCAAAACCATGCGATTTCGATTTTAGTTACGATAAGTTGTTTGAGAGGAATTACGGCATTTTCACCCGCGATGAACAGGAGAAGATTAAAAATGCAAAGATAATGCTCATAGGCTGTGGTGGCATGGGTGGAGCGATGGCCATAATTCTGGCGAGGAGTGGCGTTGAAAACTTCGTGCTGGTCGACCCTGATGTCTATGAACCCACCAATACTAACCGCCAGCTATGCTGTTTTGAGGATACCTGCGGACGACCAAAGGCGACAGTTACCAAAGAACACCTTATAAAGATAAATCCTGGAATAAAAGCCGAAACCTATGAAAAGGAGATGCCGGTAGGATCTCTTGAGGATTTGATTAAAGAGGATGTCGATGTGCTGATAGGCGTTGCTGACGATTTCCCCTTCGCTATATTGGCCATGAGGATGGCAAAAAAGAAGGGCATACCCTGTGTGATAGGATACCCTACAGGAATGCTCGCTCGGATAACCACCATCCTGCCGGATGGTCCGGAAGCAGAGGAGCCTTTTGGGATTCCCAAGGGCTTGAGTTATAAGACGCTCCATAGCATCATGTTCTCCAAAAAGTACAGGCAGATGTTCAGAGGTACCCTCGAATACTATAAAAATGAAGGGGAGTGGACCGATGAGTGGTTCGAAAATTTCGTCAACACTGACAAGTATCCCTTCCCGCAGATAGCTCCTGTGGTTTTGGCTGCGGCCTCGTTGGCTTCCTTGGAGGTCTTGAAGCTAGTAACGGGTAAGTGGGAGCCGGTGGCTGCGCCTAAATACTGGCACATAAAACCAAATTACGCTTCCATCGATGAATTCGCCCCTCCTGATATAAAGAGAAAGTTTGGCTCAATCATCTTAAAAATAAAGGAAAAATTTGTTGGTTAG
- a CDS encoding aldehyde ferredoxin oxidoreductase N-terminal domain-containing protein, whose product MSEMYGWAGKVLRADLTNRKVTEEDTKKYSDKFIGGSGIGQKVMWDEVPPEVKAFDPENRIVFTPGVLTGTPSPSSGRTDVMGKSPHTYPKESCTKSGIGGDWGTELKRAGYDGVIVQGKADAPVYLWIKNGEADILDARFLWGLDTYATQHELRRKWNDKQYKMLTIGPAGENLVRYACIMSGTGHSAGQGGFGAVMGSKNLKAVAVRGTGGVGVARPDELLKLLEYVKTLATIMSATPKSILWVDKDIDPHAVNRIPFRYRSTAPGNPGAMAFLKKHWAKEVACASCPIGDYVYCKHPLGSGEIHCMQWYYAWLSGWMDDVAWEVKLLHDKLGINVYELLYMIPWLQKLNEDGVITPKDSGIAFDKWPGRDFIVPLLESIAYRKGFGDTLAEGVPRVAEKLGVLDSVMKEEPKGGASYGGHGMSIHYDARDYIVSGLLWAMDDRDPFHDKHSHIGLVHWSGLSLEEQKVAAEYAYYSADAAQPMGDSKYCSAEAMAAILDQDRSSLKGTLGLCDWVYPIVSSVLEERKYIGDTSVESKLFSAVTGIDTTEADMLKVGERIWNLQRAIMVREGRRREDDTLPDYLFELPAAWGSPPVDREKWEQLKDEYYRLRGWDIQTGIPTKAKMEELGLGGVYEQIAR is encoded by the coding sequence ATGTCAGAAATGTATGGATGGGCGGGTAAGGTCCTAAGGGCTGACTTGACGAATCGAAAAGTCACAGAAGAGGATACAAAAAAATATAGCGATAAGTTCATCGGTGGTTCTGGTATTGGCCAGAAGGTCATGTGGGACGAAGTCCCTCCAGAGGTTAAAGCCTTTGATCCTGAAAATAGGATAGTATTCACTCCGGGCGTCTTGACAGGGACCCCTTCGCCATCCTCTGGAAGAACTGACGTGATGGGAAAGTCACCCCATACCTATCCAAAAGAATCTTGTACGAAAAGCGGTATAGGCGGGGATTGGGGCACTGAGCTAAAGCGTGCCGGCTATGATGGGGTGATCGTTCAAGGGAAGGCAGATGCCCCTGTATACCTATGGATCAAGAATGGAGAAGCCGACATACTCGATGCAAGGTTCCTATGGGGCTTGGACACTTATGCTACACAACATGAATTGAGACGTAAGTGGAACGATAAGCAGTATAAGATGCTGACCATTGGACCTGCAGGAGAAAACCTGGTTCGATATGCCTGTATAATGTCTGGAACTGGGCATTCGGCAGGTCAAGGCGGATTTGGCGCTGTTATGGGTTCCAAAAACTTGAAAGCTGTAGCAGTAAGGGGTACAGGTGGAGTCGGAGTAGCAAGGCCCGATGAACTGTTAAAACTGCTGGAATACGTGAAAACTCTTGCAACGATAATGAGTGCTACGCCAAAATCGATACTATGGGTCGATAAGGACATAGATCCGCACGCTGTTAATAGAATACCCTTTAGGTATCGCAGTACTGCTCCAGGAAATCCCGGAGCTATGGCCTTTTTAAAAAAGCACTGGGCTAAAGAAGTTGCTTGTGCCTCCTGTCCGATAGGCGATTACGTATATTGTAAGCATCCGCTGGGTAGCGGCGAGATCCATTGCATGCAGTGGTACTATGCATGGCTTTCAGGATGGATGGACGACGTAGCCTGGGAGGTAAAGCTGCTTCACGACAAGTTAGGAATAAACGTCTATGAACTGCTCTATATGATTCCTTGGTTGCAGAAGCTGAATGAGGACGGAGTTATAACCCCAAAAGATTCTGGCATTGCTTTTGATAAATGGCCCGGACGCGATTTCATAGTGCCCCTGCTCGAAAGTATTGCCTACAGAAAAGGTTTCGGAGATACCCTTGCAGAGGGCGTGCCAAGGGTTGCTGAAAAACTTGGAGTGCTAGACAGCGTGATGAAAGAGGAACCAAAGGGGGGGGCCTCATACGGCGGTCACGGCATGAGCATCCATTACGATGCACGTGATTATATAGTGAGTGGATTGCTCTGGGCTATGGATGATAGGGATCCCTTTCATGATAAGCATAGCCACATAGGACTTGTGCACTGGAGTGGCTTAAGCCTCGAGGAGCAAAAGGTCGCAGCAGAATATGCTTACTATTCGGCTGACGCTGCACAGCCAATGGGTGATTCCAAGTACTGTTCTGCCGAGGCAATGGCAGCGATATTGGATCAGGACAGGTCCTCTTTGAAAGGTACTTTAGGGCTTTGTGATTGGGTGTACCCCATTGTATCAAGTGTGCTTGAGGAACGGAAGTACATAGGCGATACAAGTGTCGAGAGCAAGTTGTTCTCAGCGGTTACAGGGATTGACACGACTGAGGCAGATATGCTAAAGGTGGGTGAAAGGATATGGAACCTACAGAGAGCCATAATGGTCAGAGAAGGTCGCAGAAGAGAGGATGATACCCTGCCTGACTATCTATTCGAACTCCCTGCTGCATGGGGCAGCCCACCAGTAGACCGGGAGAAATGGGAACAATTGAAAGACGAATACTACAGGTTAAGGGGCTGGGATATACAGACAGGAATCCCGACGAAGGCAAAAATGGAAGAATTAGGACTGGGGGGTGTATATGAACAAATTGCTCGATAA
- a CDS encoding DUF362 domain-containing protein — MEISRRNLLKMLGIAGGAAVVGGVGGYASRGSGAGAEAENWPAKWRVEDYYAVVERKPIPPKATVWWADPDSAGSGKSWPEKIAHVYDNAGFEDCIDKGDTVAIKLHTGERNRTAQLRPDLCRAVANRIIQAGGQPFAADTLTAYGGKTTTRQSIKNHMVTALSHGLVPEATNCPVIPYCDGDGSDHVAVKIDGNQLTVALVAKLLAEADAMIVLTHGKGHGSGMFGGAIKNLGIGGASKQGKVLDHVRFAGRYANPRMMTMDVSKCPGKNACPVYGDRIVQNCIDWCPWGALTFDAAGKLVQNVEMCNTICRNSVCDTCTTITNNGCAVTMKDATTPMPSARVQRAVCQIRYADTAVAVHNCFAPGKVGYITVGKEVCRQCDCAGYDDQPIVPNMGVYSTWDLAAGDAAELDMITASDVCPGSMADDKGLGPGDEKFEPVNGQSPWFQVYAVEKLGHGTTSYTLEQVDEPWLFPWFNTPQYEWDYGASYRSLIPMPPDQLMERGWYYDE, encoded by the coding sequence ATGGAAATATCCAGAAGAAACTTATTGAAGATGTTAGGTATCGCAGGCGGTGCCGCAGTCGTTGGTGGTGTTGGAGGTTATGCATCTCGCGGCTCTGGCGCTGGTGCTGAGGCGGAGAATTGGCCAGCCAAGTGGAGAGTTGAGGATTACTATGCAGTAGTTGAGAGAAAGCCCATACCACCCAAAGCCACAGTATGGTGGGCAGATCCCGATAGTGCAGGTTCAGGGAAGTCTTGGCCGGAGAAAATAGCACATGTGTATGATAACGCTGGATTTGAAGACTGCATCGACAAGGGAGATACGGTGGCAATCAAACTGCACACAGGGGAGCGAAACAGGACCGCTCAACTAAGGCCTGATCTCTGTAGAGCGGTTGCAAATAGGATAATACAGGCAGGGGGACAACCTTTTGCTGCTGATACGTTAACCGCCTATGGTGGTAAGACCACTACCAGACAGTCCATCAAAAACCACATGGTGACAGCGCTCTCACACGGGCTCGTGCCAGAGGCCACTAACTGCCCTGTCATTCCTTACTGTGATGGAGACGGCTCTGATCACGTGGCAGTGAAAATTGACGGAAACCAACTCACAGTTGCCTTGGTGGCAAAACTGCTGGCAGAGGCGGATGCCATGATAGTTCTGACTCACGGCAAAGGACATGGTTCGGGTATGTTTGGCGGTGCCATCAAGAATCTTGGAATTGGAGGCGCATCCAAACAAGGAAAGGTTCTGGACCACGTCAGGTTTGCAGGGAGATATGCCAACCCTCGAATGATGACAATGGATGTTTCAAAGTGTCCAGGCAAAAACGCTTGTCCAGTGTACGGCGACCGCATTGTGCAAAACTGTATTGACTGGTGTCCATGGGGCGCCCTGACCTTCGATGCTGCAGGGAAGCTGGTACAAAACGTAGAGATGTGCAACACCATATGTAGAAACTCGGTGTGTGATACATGTACGACCATAACTAACAATGGCTGTGCGGTAACGATGAAAGATGCGACAACTCCCATGCCTTCAGCTAGGGTACAGAGGGCTGTCTGTCAAATAAGATACGCAGATACCGCCGTAGCTGTCCACAACTGCTTTGCTCCAGGGAAGGTGGGCTACATAACCGTTGGAAAGGAAGTTTGCCGTCAGTGCGACTGCGCTGGTTATGACGATCAGCCGATCGTGCCCAATATGGGAGTGTATAGCACGTGGGATCTTGCTGCCGGAGATGCCGCCGAGCTTGACATGATCACAGCGTCTGATGTGTGTCCTGGCTCGATGGCGGACGACAAGGGTCTGGGACCCGGTGATGAGAAGTTTGAGCCTGTAAATGGACAGAGTCCATGGTTCCAGGTTTATGCAGTTGAGAAACTTGGGCATGGTACCACAAGCTACACGCTTGAGCAAGTAGATGAGCCTTGGCTGTTCCCATGGTTCAATACTCCGCAATATGAGTGGGATTATGGTGCATCGTATCGGTCATTGATACCAATGCCCCCAGATCAACTAATGGAGCGCGGTTGGTATTACGACGAGTGA
- a CDS encoding 4Fe-4S dicluster domain-containing protein encodes MNKLLDKIDRRDFLKLAGLAGASVILPGQSTKVLAQAEPKPGSGPRYAMVIDVGRCIGCGQCVRACSNENNTSADVQRIRIFEMDLGKADTPKDVFHGYAKVRKDSSNLEAGISPWEWNTQQGRWFMPMQCMHCENPPCVEACPTGASYVSDDGIVKIDYDKCIGDLICIKACPYGARTLNATKPETSSALDAPFEREGPLELCDIVEGKPRVRESDVPLRQVGKVEKCTLCEHRTTEGFRPACVVACPVRARHFGDLNDPDSEVSKLLRTGRCFQLVANLDTGPRVYYYFGGA; translated from the coding sequence ATGAACAAATTGCTCGATAAAATTGATAGGAGAGACTTCCTCAAGCTTGCCGGACTTGCAGGAGCATCAGTAATTCTACCTGGGCAATCCACCAAAGTACTGGCTCAAGCAGAGCCAAAACCAGGTAGTGGTCCTAGATATGCAATGGTGATAGATGTAGGGCGATGTATAGGATGTGGACAGTGCGTACGCGCCTGTTCCAATGAGAACAATACGTCAGCTGATGTGCAGCGGATAAGGATATTTGAAATGGACCTTGGCAAAGCAGACACACCTAAAGACGTGTTTCATGGTTACGCGAAAGTCCGCAAGGATTCGTCTAACCTAGAGGCTGGTATTAGCCCTTGGGAGTGGAATACCCAGCAAGGGCGATGGTTCATGCCTATGCAATGCATGCACTGTGAGAATCCTCCGTGTGTGGAGGCTTGCCCAACAGGAGCATCCTATGTAAGCGATGACGGCATTGTCAAGATAGATTATGACAAATGTATCGGAGACCTGATCTGTATAAAGGCATGTCCTTATGGGGCAAGAACTCTTAATGCGACAAAGCCGGAGACATCTTCTGCTCTTGACGCGCCTTTTGAGCGTGAAGGGCCCCTTGAGCTATGTGATATCGTCGAAGGGAAACCGCGTGTTAGGGAATCTGATGTGCCTTTGCGTCAAGTAGGCAAGGTAGAGAAATGCACTCTCTGTGAGCACAGGACCACAGAAGGATTCAGGCCCGCTTGCGTGGTCGCATGTCCTGTTCGTGCCAGACACTTTGGAGATCTCAATGATCCAGATAGCGAGGTCTCCAAACTGTTGAGGACTGGACGTTGCTTCCAATTGGTGGCAAATCTGGATACTGGACCTCGGGTGTATTATTACTTTGGCGGTGCATAA
- the larB gene encoding nickel pincer cofactor biosynthesis protein LarB encodes MEDILRSLLSGEIDIATAKNKLKVFNLKKVADIARLDINRSHRAGAPEAILAQDKYPEDVRKLALAKAEDSGYALITRVKDEDLAELEANLPDGYELLHNKKARTIILQRKGHVFPKKGRIGLLAAGTSDISVAEEVLVTAEVMGCEVIKAYDVGVAGIHRFYEPLIEMLDKNVSAIVVVAGMDAVLPIVVSSNVDVPVIGVPTSVGYGMGKGGISGLMTMLQSCSPGLAVVNIDNGFGAGVFAAIIAKQSGV; translated from the coding sequence TTGGAGGATATTCTGAGAAGTCTCTTGAGCGGAGAGATAGATATAGCTACTGCTAAGAATAAGCTGAAGGTATTTAACCTAAAAAAGGTAGCAGATATTGCGCGGCTTGATATAAACAGGTCTCATAGGGCAGGGGCTCCAGAAGCTATTTTGGCTCAGGATAAGTATCCTGAAGATGTGAGAAAGCTTGCACTGGCGAAGGCAGAGGATAGCGGATATGCACTCATAACCCGGGTTAAAGACGAGGATCTAGCTGAACTTGAGGCTAACCTGCCAGATGGTTATGAGCTACTCCATAACAAAAAAGCCAGGACTATCATACTCCAACGCAAAGGGCACGTCTTTCCCAAGAAAGGGAGGATAGGTTTACTGGCAGCGGGCACATCAGACATTTCTGTTGCAGAAGAGGTATTGGTGACCGCAGAGGTCATGGGTTGCGAGGTGATAAAAGCCTATGATGTCGGAGTGGCAGGAATTCATCGGTTCTATGAACCTCTCATAGAGATGTTAGACAAAAATGTGTCGGCCATAGTAGTAGTCGCAGGCATGGATGCGGTGCTGCCCATAGTGGTTTCTAGTAACGTAGATGTTCCAGTGATCGGCGTGCCAACGTCCGTTGGATACGGAATGGGCAAGGGCGGCATATCTGGACTTATGACCATGCTTCAAAGCTGTTCGCCTGGACTGGCTGTTGTCAATATAGACAATGGTTTCGGAGCGGGTGTTTTTGCTGCCATCATAGCTAAACAGTCAGGGGTATAA
- a CDS encoding CARDB domain-containing protein, translating to MKKVTIPLLAVLLVATILVAHAGIILSTIESIPVGQPKLVEPTAAPAAPAAPAAPAAPAAPTPKPAPAAAPASIGDFVVTSITCDPTRIIAGSPIEIIVTVKNGGASESTQTLVLNVDGVEVDTEEVTLAAGASTEVTFKHRTKTTTSPEELGQVFQGEEEEVEGELPTERDVTVEVGGVTTTFVLAPTPFMPIT from the coding sequence ATGAAGAAAGTAACTATACCATTATTGGCAGTGTTGCTTGTAGCGACCATACTAGTTGCTCATGCAGGAATTATATTATCAACAATAGAATCAATACCAGTTGGACAACCGAAATTAGTAGAGCCTACTGCAGCACCAGCAGCACCAGCAGCACCAGCAGCACCAGCAGCACCAGCAGCACCAACACCAAAGCCAGCACCAGCTGCAGCACCTGCATCTATAGGCGACTTCGTAGTCACCAGTATAACCTGTGACCCAACTAGAATCATAGCAGGCAGTCCCATAGAGATAATAGTCACGGTGAAGAATGGTGGGGCAAGTGAAAGCACCCAAACATTGGTACTTAATGTTGATGGTGTTGAAGTAGATACCGAAGAGGTTACTCTTGCAGCAGGTGCATCCACAGAAGTCACTTTCAAACATAGGACTAAGACAACAACAAGTCCTGAAGAGCTGGGACAAGTTTTCCAGGGGGAAGAGGAAGAAGTCGAAGGAGAACTTCCAACAGAAAGGGATGTTACGGTTGAAGTGGGCGGAGTGACAACAACGTTTGTGCTAGCGCCGACGCCATTTATGCCAATTACGTAG